One genomic window of Psychrobacillus sp. INOP01 includes the following:
- the msrA gene encoding peptide-methionine (S)-S-oxide reductase MsrA, translating to MIEKATFAGGCFWCMVKPFDTWDGIHKVTSGYMGGQLDNPTYEDVKKGDSGHLEVVEIQFDPSIFSYNQLLEIFWQQIDPTDDGGQFQDRGESYRTAIFIHSDEQRELAEQSKKQLAASGKFSKPIVTEIREAKTFYEAEEYHQDYYKKSPSHYKEDRAQSGRDEFIEKNWK from the coding sequence ATGATAGAAAAAGCAACTTTTGCAGGCGGATGTTTTTGGTGCATGGTAAAACCATTCGATACATGGGACGGCATACATAAGGTAACTTCTGGATACATGGGTGGACAACTAGATAACCCTACATATGAAGATGTAAAAAAAGGTGATTCTGGTCATCTAGAGGTTGTAGAAATACAATTTGATCCGAGCATTTTCTCATACAACCAATTATTAGAAATATTTTGGCAACAAATTGATCCTACCGATGATGGCGGTCAATTTCAAGATCGTGGAGAAAGTTATCGCACTGCCATATTTATTCATTCGGATGAACAAAGAGAGCTTGCGGAGCAATCGAAAAAACAGCTTGCAGCAAGTGGAAAATTCTCTAAGCCTATTGTTACCGAAATTCGAGAAGCTAAAACATTTTATGAAGCGGAAGAATATCATCAAGACTACTATAAAAAAAGCCCTTCACACTATAAAGAGGATCGTGCACAATCAGGCCGAGATGAATTTATAGAGAAAAACTGGAAATAG
- a CDS encoding S-layer homology domain-containing protein: MRRWVIMAFGFFAFAMYGQNVQAAEWQQGEVFTGLFDEKVKSTHVLTLEEDARVTFTLRDGKSGYTVILSNSTKQRIASIARKPEAGNKESTVQSVNLKAGTYNVLVSAYFYNRGDYTLTYETSQIEGTDVEPNNEKSEANPYKLGDTYEGALYGMGISSDYDIYKVEIPRFGKVKLHAQATEGTTVNSFGFDMEAVNEENANMFKLKNIRDSNELEVLLQPGTYYFKIKLNVSDQAIAHYTFSTSFEPLDEHVWESGRNLQIASADVLANNITYRGFLYSRGVNYSQSNDYYKFTLVKDAKVMFIANAQKSLGALIFLDEKGSQLSTGGYATSDTRNIVATRVLEAGTYYVEYLPAFGVEGYEEYDLTMRIERFSDVPATHMYYKQIEALAQQGINKGYPDGKFLPNEAIKRKHVFVFLSRIEGLELTKIRTMKTFKDLKLSHPAYAPMKAFYEAGIIDGSGSNMNPESNLTRGQMAKILVNTFDLKMKGEGFAFRDVNSSNGFHNYIQILASNGITIGSNGKFMPNEPITRQHFSVFLHRTLEVIK; the protein is encoded by the coding sequence GTGAGAAGATGGGTAATTATGGCATTCGGATTCTTTGCTTTTGCAATGTATGGACAAAATGTGCAAGCTGCCGAATGGCAACAAGGTGAAGTATTCACAGGATTGTTTGATGAAAAAGTTAAAAGTACACATGTTTTAACACTTGAAGAAGATGCACGCGTGACATTTACGCTACGGGATGGCAAATCTGGATACACTGTTATTCTTTCCAATAGCACGAAGCAGCGTATTGCGTCAATTGCGAGGAAGCCAGAAGCTGGCAATAAAGAAAGCACTGTGCAGTCGGTTAATTTAAAGGCAGGCACATATAATGTGCTCGTTTCTGCTTATTTCTATAATAGAGGGGATTATACGTTAACTTATGAAACGAGCCAAATTGAAGGTACAGATGTAGAGCCTAACAACGAGAAATCAGAAGCAAATCCATATAAGCTTGGAGACACATACGAAGGGGCTTTGTACGGTATGGGTATCTCATCTGATTACGACATTTACAAAGTAGAAATCCCGAGGTTTGGAAAAGTAAAGCTTCATGCACAAGCGACAGAAGGAACGACAGTCAATAGCTTTGGCTTTGATATGGAAGCGGTCAATGAAGAAAATGCCAATATGTTCAAACTAAAAAATATTCGTGATTCAAATGAGCTCGAAGTGTTACTTCAACCAGGGACCTATTATTTCAAGATTAAGTTAAATGTCTCCGATCAAGCAATAGCACATTACACGTTCTCAACGAGTTTTGAACCTTTAGATGAACATGTTTGGGAAAGCGGACGCAATCTTCAAATAGCAAGTGCAGATGTGCTCGCCAATAACATAACCTATAGGGGCTTTTTATATAGTAGAGGAGTCAATTATTCGCAATCGAACGATTATTACAAGTTTACACTAGTAAAAGATGCCAAAGTGATGTTTATCGCGAATGCACAAAAAAGCTTAGGTGCTCTCATTTTTTTAGATGAAAAAGGAAGTCAACTTTCAACTGGAGGTTATGCAACCAGTGATACTAGAAATATCGTTGCGACGAGAGTGTTAGAAGCAGGTACATATTATGTGGAATACCTCCCAGCTTTCGGAGTAGAAGGTTATGAAGAATACGATCTTACAATGCGAATTGAACGCTTTTCAGATGTGCCTGCTACACATATGTATTATAAACAAATAGAAGCACTCGCACAGCAAGGTATTAATAAGGGCTATCCCGACGGGAAGTTCCTTCCGAATGAAGCTATAAAGCGTAAGCATGTTTTTGTCTTTTTAAGTCGTATTGAGGGACTTGAATTAACGAAAATCCGCACGATGAAAACATTTAAAGATTTGAAATTATCTCATCCAGCTTATGCACCTATGAAAGCATTTTATGAGGCAGGAATCATCGATGGAAGTGGGTCCAACATGAATCCAGAGTCTAACTTAACACGCGGTCAAATGGCCAAAATTTTAGTAAATACATTTGACTTAAAAATGAAAGGTGAAGGATTTGCTTTTCGTGATGTTAATTCATCGAATGGTTTTCATAACTATATTCAAATTTTAGCAAGTAATGGAATTACAATAGGGTCAAACGGCAAATTTATGCCAAACGAGCCTATCACAAGACAACATTTCTCGGTATTTTTACATCGAACATTAGAAGTCATAAAATAA